The window TCTTCCATCGCTTCTATATACATACGATCCCTAACGGCATCTGGCTGATTCACATACTCTTTGTGCACCGCAAGAAACTTCGCTGCGTCCCCCTGTGCCCGATTTATTACCTCGCTCTTATAGGCCTCAGCATCGAGTTTTATTCTAATTGCCTCCCCCTTCGCCTTGGGCAACACTTCATTACGGTATGCGTGGGCCTCATTTATTGCCCGCTCTTTGTCGGCCCGAGCGCTCTGCACGTCTCTGAACGCACTGATAACCTTCTCTGGGGGGTCCACCTTCTTGAGCTGTATGGAGAGGACTTCCACGCCCATGTTGTATTGGTCCAAGACGCTCTGCAACAGCTTCTTAGTCTCATACGCTATGGAAGCTCTACCTTCACCCTCTATCGCGAAGGCAAGAGTACTCTTCCCTATTATCTCCCGCATCGCACTCTCAGCGGCATTTTTAACAGTCGCTCCCGGCCTGCTATCCCGAACGCAGAACAAATACTTATACGCATCAGTGACCTTCCACTGGACGTCAAAGTTTATATTCACGATATTCTCATCACCAGTAAGCATGATGCCCTCTCCATGGCCAAGGTCAGAAGTAGACCTATACGCAGCACTGCCAATTTCTTCCTTACTGACGATCTCCACCTTCACCTTCATCACCTTGCCAAAGGGACGAGGCAACCAGAACCGCAATCCGGGCTCGGTGATCTTGTTATATTTTCCAAACAGAAGCTCAACAGCCTTTTCTTCAGGATTTACTACATAGAACCCCGAAGAGGCATACAACAGGACTATAGAAAGAACCAAAAACAGAACGTACGAGCCCTTGAATACGAAGCCCCCACCGTTACTATTCCTAGGCACCCCCCCGAGAGCAGAGCGGAAGCCCTCAAAGAAGCCATCTAACTGGCCATCTCCGAATCTTTTACCATTTTTAGGTTTATCAAAACCCTCACCGCCATTCTCGCCCCAGGGATCACCTCCCACACTCATACAGCCCCTTAAAACCGCACCACAGCCTGGTCAGTCTATCCCAGAATATCTGCCATATCAATAAAATACTGGGTAAGAACACCCATGCTGAGCCACCAAGGTAAGGTACACAGGGTTTGGCATAGCGAGGAATGTTTCCTCAGCAATTGGTGGAGGGATTGCCCCTGCACTCTGCACCTGGCTAGTTAAGACAACGGGCTGGCGCATTGCCCCTGGGCTTTGCATAATATTCTGGGCACTGGTTGCACTAGTCGCACTTACAAGAATCAGGAAGGAAGACGTATACAGGGACTGGCTGTAGGACTGACTGCCCAACGATTTCAACTCTCGACCCTGCCGCCGCAACCCACCAAGTATCTACCCCGCGGTTGGTAGTATTCCGTAAGTTAGAAGAAGTTAGTTGGTTACTGGAGAACAGACCAGCTGTAGGGATACTCGCTAGGAAGGATTCACATGGAGGAAGGGGAGTGCGGAGAGCACTCCCCCTAGAAGGTTACTTTCTCTAGTGTGACCTAGAAGGCAAACCGGACACCGAACTCACCACCGAAGTAAGCCATGGTGAAGGAAGCTACACCAGTTTCCTTATTTCTCCCAGCTGGGCCTGTATAGTCAGCAATAGGGCTAAGAGGTAGCTCATCATAGTCACCATCACCTAGCACCTTATGGTAGAAAGCCCCAGCGAAAGCGGAAATTTCAGGAGTCAGAGCATAACTCAGACCAGCCTTCACTCTGTAGGCGAACTTAGGATTTATATGCCCGTCTACAACACTGATGAAGTTACCACCGATACCAGCACAAGCATAAGGCACAACCCCAATACCGTCAGTCAGGAGGTCATAACAAGCATTGAGCATTACAGAAGTAGACCCAATAGCCCTAACCTCTATCACCTCCGCACCTTCAACAGCTTTGGCAAAAGCCCCAGCAACAACAGCCTTTTCATCAGCTTCCAATGTATTAATATACTGTGTCAGCTTTCTTATTTTCTCAGCAGCAATCAGTTCTTTAACAGCATCACTCTTCTTACCTGAATCAACTTTATTTAAGTAATCAGTCCAACCCCTATTCTTTGTAATCTCCATAGCACTAGTCAATGCAGCCTTCATCACTGTAGCTACTCCACGTTTCTCAGCAATCTCTGTAAGTTCTTCTAGTGCTTTGATCTTGGATAGTTCATCTAGCTTCTTTTGCGTCTCTGTCAGCTCCTTTATTGCAACTAGTGCCTCTAGTTTGTTCTTAAGATCTGCCCGGCCTGGAAGTGTTGTCACTCCGGGTGCTTCCAATTCCTTTACCAGCTTCTCGAGCTGTGTCATCCCAGCTTTCTTAAGTTCCTCTATTGTCAGCTTCTCAAGGCTCGTGAACAACGTGATGCCACCCCTTTCCCTTCCCTTCACCAGCTTCCCCGCCGCTTCCACCTCCTGTATCTTCTCTTGCTCCAGTGCTCCTAGATTCTTCACCAGCTCCCGTATCTTCTTAGCTCCCAGCCTCTCTAAATCCCCCAATTCTCCAAGCTTTCTGATTTTCCCCAGTGCTTCCAGTTCTGTGATCTTTACTAGCTTCCTATCTAGGTCCACTAACCCCAACTCATCCTTCAACTGCTTCAGTGTTTCCTTAACCTCAGCTAATGCCTTAGACCTCTCCCCAGGCATTAGGTCATCCAACTGACCTAGCGTCCCCAGTGCCCAGATCTCTTCGAGTTTACCTGCCACTGCTGCTATAGCTTGTGGATTCAGATTCTTACGTACACCTTGCTCATCCAACTGTGTTAGCTCCTTAAACTTCTCTCTCCACCTCCCCTCCATCAGATCTAGCTGTCCTCCCAATGCTCTAATCTTCTCAGTCAGTTGCAATCCCCCTTGCACATCTAATTCCCCAGCTTTCTGCCTCTCAGCCAATCTCTTAACTTCCTTAACCTCAGCTAATTCCCTCAATCTCTCTTCCAATCCCAATTCCTTCAGTTCCCTTATTGCAGCTAGTTCTTCTAGTGTGTCCTTGAGTGCCTCGAGCTTTTCTTTACTGTATGGCCCCAACTTCCCCTCAAGCCTTTTCACCAGCTCACCCAGGCTCTTCTCCTCTACTCCTTCCGCTTTTTCTATCGCCGCTCCCAAGTCTCCCAGCGCCTTTATCCCCTGCGACCCTACCTGTGTCACCACTCCCTTCTTTGCCGTCTTTACCTCCTCTATCTTCCTAGCTTCTAGCTGTTCTAGGTCTCCTGGCTCCTTGATTTTCTCTATATCATCCTTAAGTCTCTCCCCCACTCCCTTTATTGTTTCTAGTTCTTCTAGTTTGCTCTTGAGATCCTTCACCCCCTGCACCAGCTTCTTTAGCTTTACTGCCGCCTTTTCCCACTCCTCCTTTGCCTTCTCCTCCTTGGCCCCTATCTTCTCCCACTCCTTAACCACCTTCTCCAACTTCTCTATCTCCACCTCCTGTATCTTCTCCTTCACCTTCTGGAGCTCCTTTACCTTTATCTTTTCTATTTCCTTAAGCTTCTCCTTCAGCTCATCCCTTTCCTGCTTTACCTTATCCCACTTCTTTATCTCCTCTAACTTCTCCAACGCCTCCTTCACCTTTTCCGGCTCTTTGCTCCATAGCTTCTCTCCCACCTCCTTCTTCACCGCAGCCTCCAGTCCCAACTCGTTGAACCCCACCTTCATCACAACTTCCTTCATCTTCTCAGTTGCTAGCTTCTCCAAGTCCCCTTTTATCCCCTCTATCTCCTTCTCAAACTCCCCCTTCGCCGTCTCCACCTCCCTTATCTTCTCTTTCTCCATCTCCCCTATGCTGTCCTTCACCTTCTGGATCTCCTCAGCCTGCAGCTTCTCAAGTTCTCCTAACCACTTAAGTTCTCCAAGTTCAGCTAGTTTACTTACTTGCTTTTCTAATTCATGTTGTAACTTCACTAACTCATCAGCTCTACTTAGTTCTTGAATAACTAGTCCCTCATCAACTCCTACCATCTCTCCCATCAGGAATGTATCACCATCAGCACTAGGTACTGCACTACCAAGTACTGCACTGCTAAATACAGCCCTTACAGGACTAGCTGTTCCTGCTCCTATACTATCTACTACTTCCTTCCTAAACCTCTTCACATCCCCCATAGACATCCTACCCAATGCACTGGATAGTAACTGACCCCTCACTGTATCTAATGTTAGATCTCTACCTAGAAGAAATGCTGTGTTATCTCCCCCCTTAATAACAAACCTCTCATACCCTACTTCAACTTCAACCCTGGCGCCTCACTCCCTACCACTTCTGCACCAGTTCCTATACTAGAGCGCTCTTGTTGCACCACTATTTTCACCACATGTGTTACTAGTGCCACAGTGAGATGAACCCGAGAAGTGGTAGAGTAGAGGTATGCTGTGTAGTTGGTTGGGTAGTTAGGTGTGCTGGGCTGGGTGGTACGAGTTAGGGATGGCCTGGGTGTAGTTGATGGGTGTACTAAGTTGTGGGGACGAAGTCAAGTGATGCTGTGTAGGTAATACGCAGGGATTTGGGTGAGGTATGAGTGATGCCAGGAACCCAACTGTGTAGAGTGCCGGTTGATGTGCACCGCTATTCCTACCACATGTGTTACTAGTGCAACCCGAAATACCAGTACTTCCTCTTTTGTTTTCCTCATTGAACTTACATCATTATCCATACAATGGGCAGGTGTGTTGATAGTACCAAGAGCTTTGAATGAAGGAGATGGAAATGCTGTGTAGTTGGTTAGGTAACCAGTTGATATGGGAATGAGTTGTGAGGTGCTGGTAAGAAGTGGGAGGATTTGGGTGTGGACCTTTAACTGTACTTCAGGGACAACATTAGGTAGTAGAGTTTGGGGCTGATGGCCAAGTTTAGACACGGCTAAGGTTACCCAGCAGGCGTTGTACACGCATGCTTGGTAGTGTCTCACTGTTTTGCCTAGTAAATGTTCGCACCAATGCAACCTTCAGCGAGACACAAATTTGCGCGCGCATACAAAGGCCTGTTAGCCGAGACTTTTTGCTCTCTGCATTTTTGGAGTCACGTGTTGTTAATCAATTTCCTCTACGTCACTGGCCCCTGTGACATTGTGCCACTTGTCGAGGAACTTTGAATGAAGCCCCAGGCCGCTTTCATGTCGCTGCATGCACTTTGCGCGTGCAGCACCCTAACTACTACCTTTTTGCCCGTAATGGGCGTGCCATCTTGCCCGGTGCTCCATTGTATGCTGTGGAATATTTCGATAACTGTTCACAGTCGCCGAAACGCTGCAACGAACTTTTCTCAATGGTTTGGTGGCCTGCGCTCGTTCACATCTGCGCGGGCAAGCCTTCCAAGTAGTGCTGTCC of the Anaplasma centrale str. Israel genome contains:
- the hflK gene encoding FtsH protease activity modulator HflK; protein product: MSVGGDPWGENGGEGFDKPKNGKRFGDGQLDGFFEGFRSALGGVPRNSNGGGFVFKGSYVLFLVLSIVLLYASSGFYVVNPEEKAVELLFGKYNKITEPGLRFWLPRPFGKVMKVKVEIVSKEEIGSAAYRSTSDLGHGEGIMLTGDENIVNINFDVQWKVTDAYKYLFCVRDSRPGATVKNAAESAMREIIGKSTLAFAIEGEGRASIAYETKKLLQSVLDQYNMGVEVLSIQLKKVDPPEKVISAFRDVQSARADKERAINEAHAYRNEVLPKAKGEAIRIKLDAEAYKSEVINRAQGDAAKFLAVHKEYVNQPDAVRDRMYIEAMEEVLHNMNKVVVTDDVKGLFSYLPLAGDGGKKAGNGRG